From the genome of Glycine soja cultivar W05 chromosome 14, ASM419377v2, whole genome shotgun sequence:
ttactctaaatttgAAACACTTGCTGTTGAAATTTTCAAACACTAACTGCCTTTAAGTGCTGCAGACTTGCCCTAAGAAATCCCTATATGAAGGACCTTTTAAAAGGACTCCTTCATGGTATTATGCTCCTTTTAAgccaaaatgaattttaagGTATGTTTATATGATCACTAAATCATCTTATTGTATGTTTGGTTTAGTTGAAATCCagaacaattttaaatattaagataatatttcttattttttaaaagctaaattAATTACTACCTagtaattttgtagaataacatGTTTGTTGATTTAAGCTTCACACTTGCACTTGCAGTTCCAAAGAGTTGAATATATAAGgattcaatataaaataaaaatttattaataaaaatatatttaagtcttgtgtttattaataacatatttattGAACTACAGATTCAAGATGATGAGATATATGTAACAATCCATTAAAAGAGtatgaattatatatttaaaatattacataataagacattttattgtgtttaaaaaacaaattagtaATATTTGTTGAATGTTAAACAAGTTATATACTagcaacatttttaaaattttgcctatatattaaaaaaatgttcctAAAAATCTTTAGCaacatgaaatatatataacattcaataaaatatcatcaaaatatattagtaaaattTATTCATGGTTTGACGATATTTTTCGAATGTTGCAAAAAATATACTTTGTTGTACCTTATTAGGTGGAGGACCCTTATTATCACGATTAAGCGACGGTTGAAGTTAGTTACTAGGAGTTAGGTGAATAGTTACTTAGTTATGTTACTAGAAGTTATTAAAGTTAGTTACTAGGAGTTATTCtctatatttgtataaataaaccacctttgtaatactttgatgaatgaattcGAAAACTAtcattcatttcttttattcttgATACTTATCACTTAATACTGAAGGTGTTGTAAGGAGTCGAGATGAAATGGTTGGATGTGGCGGTTTTATAAGGGATTTAAGAGGCAGCAGGAGTTGTGGATTTGCTAAAAGAATTGGTTATGCAAATTCCTTTTTGGCTAAGCTATGGGGTGTTTATGAAAGGCTATTTACTCGTGTGAAGGGTTACCAATTGATTGAGGTTTGGATGTTGATTCTGAAGTTGTTGTGAAGTGCATAATTGGAGGTAGGGAAGGTTGTGCTACAGGTTGGAGTTTGATTCAGGAAACTCACAAACTATCAAATTCGAGTTGGAGAGTACAAGTCTCCATAGTTTTTGACTAGCTAGGTAATGTTTGTGTAGATGACTTAGCTAATATAGCATGTCATCTTAAGGATAGTTATGTGATGTACGAACAACCTCCGCCTATTATTAGGCCATTGCTCCTAGTTGATGTCAATGGGGGTTTCAACTTCCCGTCTCATTCTGATGTACGTGGTTCTGCTTTTTGGTCTTTGACcctgtttaattaaaaaaaaatatgttaattaatCTATATGAATAATTGAATACAAAATGATCTATATTAATAGGATCTTTAGTTAAACTATTTCGTTGTCCCGTGAGTTGCCGGGAATGTagctttgaaaaataaaaaaataaaagattatatcatattctttttttaataattaagaaatattgAAGTATATAAccgaaaaatataatatactttacattattaaatatgcattaaaaataacatacgACTAACTAAATTAGTGTATATAAATTATCCACTTGTGATTTCGgtcaaatatcttttttttttaaaaagtttaacatCTATCTAATCTATTTTAACATTCCGTACGATTTCATGTAGCATTGCTTTGTACCATATAACATTACTTTCTATtccaacttttatttttgttagcaTACAACTTTTTTAGtattaataaaatgattttgtatcatttgatgaaattaaaattaataaatttgttgtggaataactaaattatatatatatatatacgcgCATAAAAATCAACTTTGACTGTAATAAATGGtcattattaattttacttgCAATTTTGACTTGTGCAAATTATTATTCCAAAATCCGTTGTTGCCACGAGGATCTTCACTCTGGTTGCTTTTAGAACAATTCACGGTCTACGAATGGGGAGAGAAATCTTCTAAAAATTTGCGCGCATGTGTTCTGAAAACAAGACCCCAGTTGCAGCAAAATCTCCAATCTCCACAATTCTTTGTTTGCTTCCTAATCGTTAAAAGGACATACAATTTGATGCCCCGTGGAGTGAAACTTCTTTCATTTCTAAAACGCTCACCACATCAACCCAAAAAAAGGCATCAAAGAATAACCAAAGTGAGaacatgcaaaacaaaaaccccACCATTACAAACGGAGTGGTTATCACATCCTATGTAGAATCACCAAGAACTCGCTCAATTAAACCATCAGACGATCCCACAAAGAAAACTAAGCCACACCCACGTTTTAGAATCTCGCAAACCGCAAGATCACAAGGTTATGATCATAGGGCTCAACTTCTTGCTTACTCTAGACAACTCAGAGAAAATGCTCGGTCCCATAAAAATGTTCAAGTTCAATTTCCCCAAAATCAGTCAAACCCTAAAGGCCAGGCAagttctctctttcttcttttgcatCTACTTAGTTTTCTTCAAATGCCAAAAATATGTAGGGAATTAATGGATGCCatcaaattttggaattttgtaaattttggcAGAAGCGGTTATTGTTGGCTGAACCGGTTCGAGTATACTCGCCTTTAACCCAAATACTACCTAGCTCTAGTACCCAGTTTGGAtgtgatgaatgtgttgaacATAAGGGAAGAGAAGTAATGAACAGGTCCAAGAAGAGAATGGGAAATGGAAATAAGTGTTGCAAGGTTTTGGTAATATATCATATGATTAAGCATGTATTGTGGTTTGTTACATTTATGATAATAGTACCCTTGACTGTGTGTTTTGAATTGGATTTGTTGACCTTTTGCAGAGGAAACTGAAGAGCATGTTCAAAGCATTGTCATGTAAAGTAATCGAGTGGTAAAGAAGATTAAAATTGTGGGGCATTCAATAGTTTCAATTCATTAAtgtctccttttttttatttctcgttGTCTTTAAACTCACATTTGGTTTTGATGTTTATGGTCTCTTTCTCCTAGTGCCAATTCTTTTAGTTGAATTCTTAAAGCCTGATATTGTTGTgcactaaattaaaaaaagaaataaagaaaaaagtgtaaaaatgaaaattacacGCGTTAATGGATTAGGTGGAAGAGTGGTTACTAGATCCGTTATTTTTTGAAGCGGTTGGAATCATCGATTCTATCATCGATCATAATGTCATGGTAATCCTTAATCCAGGATTTGGAAGGTTGCAAAAAATGGGAGAAAAAAACGCCCGTCCATGTGAGTGTGTTTTTACCGAGTAATATAGAGAGATATACTCTAATACTACTGAACAGATAAGCCACCAATGATTAACAGTTTTCTTCGGTAATAATTAATCAACTAGTTCCTAAACACAAATGATTTTTCCCAGAAGAACATGAGTTTTGTCCATTCTTAAACAACAACGTTATGATTTGTTGTTCAAGCCGTCCTataatttgttttgaaaaactcatTGAAACTATAAGTATAAAAGAAGGCACATATATTTACACATTTCAAAAGGCTCCTCTCCCCTCTACTATCCTTAGTACTTgcgtaccttttttttttattcttttcccaATATTCTGTATGTTACTTTGTTCGAGATTTGAGAAATACTACTACCAAAACGTGTTTTACGAATTCTTATTATTTGTctgttttattgaaaaatatattgtatttttaacCACTCATAAATGTTCATGCAAATATAATATTAgtcagtttatatatatatatatatatatatatatatatataaaggggcGTATCCAAAACTATGTTTAAGGGGGATATTGGAaaaattttgtgaggaacacacaataattacaaaattaactatGTCATCatgcaataaaataattactttcaacaaaaaaaaaaatctaaagtaTTAACGATATGCACAAAAATATTAGCCGATAAGGAttggaataaaatatttattatttactaatttgtataatgatataattttgatttatatatagagagaacaatagttaataaaagaaaatataccggatcaatttaattgatatgattgtaaaaaaaaaaatataatctcaTTTATccaattcttattattttatgctATCACAAcaaaatttcttatatttaagtaattatgttaacatgaatatatatgtaaaaaaaattgtggaatCAATTATCGAGAGGTttcaagaagagaaaaattacatataaaaagaaaagtaatttagaaaaatatatattatatattatattttttaagaacaaGGAAAAAGTCAGTTTATATACCGATGGAAAGGTAAGCCACATATAACTATTAGCCTGTCAGAACTGAACTAATAGTAAGGAAAAACAAAGTAACTaactaataaacaaaaccaaacataATTGGTAGCAGATTAGCATGACCGAGGGAGGGGGCTAGGACCCGTTCTATCcgtccatatatatatatatatatatatatatatatatatatcagaaattcagaacagaacaCTTGGTAGCAGAATAGATTGATCatctataatattttatcatagtAAACTCCAAAAATGTCTTGAAGCCGTAGTGCTATGCAGTACATACTACGTAGTGAAGACTGCAAAGTAGCATGGCATGTGAAAGACCGTTTAACAGTGTACGCTATAGTCAGTCAAACATAATTATTACAAACACACGCCTCTGGATCTTGATGAGTAAGGACTTCAATCAATgcacatattttataaatagttGCGGTAGCATGATTTAAATGAATAATGAACGCTATATAGTAAAGAATTAGAACACTTGACCCTGGATTTAACGGCTTCAAGGGCATGCTACTTGCAACAATGACATTCCACATTGCTACCAATAAACACCAGAAAAGATGAGTATAGAAAAATTGATCGTTAGAGGATAGAACAAAGCATCACTTTCAAAATGCAATTATTTGGCAATTGGAACATCTCCCACTTTGTCTCCAAATGTTCATGATTGAATCCAATGCATGGAATCTAACAATTGCAATGACCTTGATCTCCCTAAACTAGGGACCACGGATAGGCAATATTGAAGAactctaaaatttaatcttttacattcaatttgtaaaacaaaaacagTGACAACCATGTGTGCCATGCATCACATCATACAAATTTCACATTCTTTCATGTACAAACAAAATCTTAATAGATG
Proteins encoded in this window:
- the LOC114383023 gene encoding uncharacterized protein LOC114383023 isoform X2 — encoded protein: MQNKNPTITNGVVITSYVESPRTRSIKPSDDPTKKTKPHPRFRISQTARSQGYDHRAQLLAYSRQLRENARSHKNVQVQFPQNQSNPKGQKRLLLAEPVRVYSPLTQILPSSSTQFGCDECVEHKGREVMNRSKKRMGNGNKCCKRKLKSMFKALSCKVIEW
- the LOC114383023 gene encoding uncharacterized protein LOC114383023 isoform X1, which encodes MQNKNPTITNGVVITSYVESPRTRSIKPSDDPTKKTKPHPRFRISQTARSQGYDHRAQLLAYSRQLRENARSHKNVQVQFPQNQSNPKGQKRLLLAEPVRVYSPLTQILPSSSTQFGCDECVEHKGREVMNRSKKRMGNGNKCCKVLRKLKSMFKALSCKVIEW